In Neovison vison isolate M4711 chromosome 11, ASM_NN_V1, whole genome shotgun sequence, one genomic interval encodes:
- the APELA gene encoding apelin receptor early endogenous ligand produces MRLQQFLFAFLLFVMSLLLINGQRPANLAVRRKLHRHNCLQRRCVPLHSRVPFP; encoded by the exons ATGAGGTTGCAACAATTCCTTTTTGCCTTTCTGCTTTTCGTGATGAGTCTTCTTCTTATCAACGGACAGAGACCAG CTAATTTGGCTGTGAGAAGAAAATTGCACAGACACAACTGCCTTCAGAGGAGATGTGTGCCTCTCCATTCACGGGTGCCCTTCCCCTGA